The following proteins are encoded in a genomic region of Haloarcula salinisoli:
- a CDS encoding DUF5518 domain-containing protein, protein MNINWRAVLTGFVVAIALGVFVSWAGPLSETSVYLLALPGLVGGFVAGYMVSGVGNGAVHGALATIVGALALLVALTVGAVLFVGIVPAAAGASVAVLALFVQAIPGGVAGAIGGYMKRRRAPRPMEEPAPR, encoded by the coding sequence ATGAACATCAACTGGCGTGCAGTACTGACCGGATTCGTCGTCGCTATCGCTCTCGGAGTATTCGTCTCGTGGGCCGGTCCGCTCTCGGAGACGTCCGTCTACCTCCTGGCTCTGCCCGGGCTGGTCGGTGGTTTCGTCGCCGGCTACATGGTGTCTGGTGTCGGCAACGGGGCCGTCCACGGTGCGCTGGCGACGATAGTCGGCGCGCTCGCGCTGCTCGTCGCGCTCACCGTCGGCGCCGTCCTCTTCGTCGGCATCGTCCCCGCCGCCGCCGGCGCGTCGGTCGCGGTGCTCGCCCTGTTCGTGCAGGCGATTCCCGGCGGTGTGGCCGGGGCCATCGGCGGCTACATGAAGCGCCGCCGCGCTCCCCGGCCCATGGAGGAA